The Sander vitreus isolate 19-12246 chromosome 5, sanVit1, whole genome shotgun sequence genome includes a region encoding these proteins:
- the ankrd39 gene encoding ankyrin repeat domain-containing protein 39 isoform X2 translates to MTSDRHQCSCCSHPVSSPSVYQTLSEMDFERGIWSAAMDGDLERVRSLVQKGTDPNLRDSAGYTALTPGGATPLHRSSYCGHLEVVRLLLHHRADPMLRDDDGASPLHKAAEQGHGEVCQLLVEHCAALCSQVNKRLQLPFQLAPQGDLQELLKPPR, encoded by the exons ATGACGTCTGATAGACACCAGTGTTCGTGTTGCTCCCATCCAGTCTCCTCTCCTAGTGTTTACCAGACGCTGAGTGAAATGGATTTTGAACGAG GTATCTGGTCTGCTGCAATGGATGGGGACTTGGAGAGGGTCAGGTCCCTGGTCCAGAAGGGCACAGACCCTAACCTGAGAGACTCAGCAGGATACACAGCTCTG ACACCAGGCGGTGCCACACCGCTCCATCGATCCTCTTACTGTGGCCACCTGGAAGTGGTTCGACTCCTACTGCACCACAGAGCAGATCCAATGCTCCGTGATGACGATGGTGCATCTCCTTTACATAAG gctgcagaacagggacacgGAGAGGTATGTCAGCTGCTTGTCGAGCACTGTGCAGCGCTCTGCAGCCAGGTGAACAAGAGGCTCCAGCTCCCCTTCCAGCTGGCACCGCAGGGAGACCTGCAGGAACTCTTAAAACCACCTCGGTGA
- the ankrd39 gene encoding ankyrin repeat domain-containing protein 39 isoform X1 — protein sequence MTSDRHQCSCCSHPVSSPSVYQTLSEMDFERGIWSAAMDGDLERVRSLVQKGTDPNLRDSAGYTALHYASRSGHHAVCKFLLENGACASPQTPGGATPLHRSSYCGHLEVVRLLLHHRADPMLRDDDGASPLHKAAEQGHGEVCQLLVEHCAALCSQVNKRLQLPFQLAPQGDLQELLKPPR from the exons ATGACGTCTGATAGACACCAGTGTTCGTGTTGCTCCCATCCAGTCTCCTCTCCTAGTGTTTACCAGACGCTGAGTGAAATGGATTTTGAACGAG GTATCTGGTCTGCTGCAATGGATGGGGACTTGGAGAGGGTCAGGTCCCTGGTCCAGAAGGGCACAGACCCTAACCTGAGAGACTCAGCAGGATACACAGCTCTG CACTATGCAAGTCGCAGTGGTCATCACGCTGTATGCAAGTTTCTTCTCGAGAATGGTGCTTGTGCATCTCCCCAGACACCAGGCGGTGCCACACCGCTCCATCGATCCTCTTACTGTGGCCACCTGGAAGTGGTTCGACTCCTACTGCACCACAGAGCAGATCCAATGCTCCGTGATGACGATGGTGCATCTCCTTTACATAAG gctgcagaacagggacacgGAGAGGTATGTCAGCTGCTTGTCGAGCACTGTGCAGCGCTCTGCAGCCAGGTGAACAAGAGGCTCCAGCTCCCCTTCCAGCTGGCACCGCAGGGAGACCTGCAGGAACTCTTAAAACCACCTCGGTGA